The DNA region ATAAATCCTAAACTTATAAAAGGAACATATTTTTGTAAAACTTCTGCTGAAGTAATTGATATGTTTACAAGATTAACAACACATGTAAAAAAATATATGAATACAAAAGTTATTGATGTAAATTATGTTGATGAGGTATTTACTATAATCACAAATAAAAATCAGATAAAAACAAAAAAACTTGTAATTGCTTCTGGAGGATTATCTTATACAACACTAGGTGCAAGTTCAATTGGTTTTGATATTGCTTCAAAATTTGGACATAACATAAATACTTTAAATCCTGCTCTTGTTGGGTTTACTGTACAAAAAGAACAATTCTGGTTTAAAAATTTAAGTGGATTATCTATTATGGCAAAAGTAAAAGTTGAGAATAAATCTTTTTATGGTTCATTACTATTTGCTCATAAAGGATGTTCTGGTCCTATTATTTTAAATAGTTCTTTATATTGGAAAAAAGGTAAGATGAGTTTTGATTTTTTACCAGATAAAAAGATTAAGAAATTATTAATTGGAAATGCTTTGATTAGTTCAAGACTTCCTTTACCTAAAAGATTTGTTCAAGAGTTTTTAACTTCAATTGAACTTGAAGATAAGCCTTGTAATAAATTAAATGAACAAGAGATAAAAAAACTTGAAATAATTCATAATTATGAATTCTCACCTGCGGGAAATTTTGGATATACAAAAGCAGAAGTTACTAAAGGTGGTATTTGTACAGATGAAATTGATGTAAAATCAATGCAAAGTTTGAAACAAAAAGATCTATATTTTTTAGGTGAATGTTTAGATGTAACGGGAGAACTTGGAGGATATAATTTTCAGTTTGCTTTTTCTAGTGCAATTTCTTGTGCAAGAAATATTTAATGTAATTAAGTTAGTAACAAATGTTACTAACTTAATAGATGAATAAAGTGCATATGTTTTTGGTAATGATCAACAATATCATTTCTAATTCCATCTTTTGACCAACCCATAATATCATAATCTTGACCACCTTCAATTAAGTGAACAACTGCACAATAATATAACTCATCTTCTGTTCTTTCATCTTCTGCTTTTTCATCAACAGCGAAACTAGGTTTTACTCTAGCTACTATTTTTACTTTATAAATAAAGTTTTTATTTTCACCAAAGTTACTCTCTTCTCCTAAATAAACTGTAAGAGATACTCCTTCATTTGTTTCTGTAATTGCAACATCAAGTTCATGTTTTTTTAACTCTTCTGCAACATCAGTTAATGCAGGTTTTGCAACTTTATTAATAAAATTCTTTACATTATCTTTTGAAGGATAATTAATAATATTACTAAGCCTTGTATCCCAATCTGTACTATTATTTGTTGTGGTTATTTGAGTTGTATTATATTGTAAA from Malaciobacter molluscorum LMG 25693 includes:
- a CDS encoding BaiN/RdsA family NAD(P)/FAD-dependent oxidoreductase; the protein is MVGAGASGLMLASQLKKHNICLIETNEKIGQKIKVSGGAKCNITNNLVSCDNYLGDKKFVKEVLKNFTNEDLLTFLNKNGVNPKINPKLIKGTYFCKTSAEVIDMFTRLTTHVKKYMNTKVIDVNYVDEVFTIITNKNQIKTKKLVIASGGLSYTTLGASSIGFDIASKFGHNINTLNPALVGFTVQKEQFWFKNLSGLSIMAKVKVENKSFYGSLLFAHKGCSGPIILNSSLYWKKGKMSFDFLPDKKIKKLLIGNALISSRLPLPKRFVQEFLTSIELEDKPCNKLNEQEIKKLEIIHNYEFSPAGNFGYTKAEVTKGGICTDEIDVKSMQSLKQKDLYFLGECLDVTGELGGYNFQFAFSSAISCARNI